One segment of Phaeacidiphilus oryzae TH49 DNA contains the following:
- a CDS encoding ABC transporter permease subunit yields the protein MNVLIRIELLKLRTVRSPWLLVSAAPLLVVAGISGLVMSDKKPLGPAEQSGALAHVGLAALFMLLFGILAVAGEYRHRTITDTCLSTPARGRVVTAKIALCAVLGALSGVLSGLVGVAVAAAWWADKGASFAWGDSGMWTTVGGGIAENAAFAAIGVGVGALIRSLVGAIAVALAWIALVEGIVGQLVGGLARWLPFNAGRALGAGAKALAAGTQLLPRWGGGVVLAGYTLLFAAAAIAVSVRRDVS from the coding sequence ATGAACGTACTGATCCGCATCGAGCTGCTGAAGCTGCGCACCGTGCGCAGCCCCTGGCTGCTGGTCTCCGCCGCCCCGCTGCTGGTGGTCGCCGGGATCAGCGGGCTGGTGATGTCGGACAAGAAGCCGCTCGGCCCGGCCGAGCAGAGCGGCGCCCTGGCCCATGTCGGTCTGGCCGCGCTCTTCATGCTGCTCTTCGGCATCCTGGCGGTGGCCGGCGAGTACCGGCACCGGACGATCACCGACACCTGTCTGAGCACCCCCGCCCGCGGCCGGGTGGTCACCGCCAAGATCGCCCTGTGCGCGGTGCTCGGAGCCCTCTCGGGGGTGCTCTCCGGCCTGGTCGGGGTGGCCGTGGCGGCCGCCTGGTGGGCCGACAAGGGGGCCTCCTTCGCCTGGGGCGACTCCGGGATGTGGACCACCGTGGGCGGCGGGATCGCCGAGAACGCGGCCTTCGCCGCCATCGGGGTGGGCGTCGGCGCGCTGATCCGCAGCCTGGTCGGGGCGATCGCCGTCGCCCTCGCCTGGATCGCACTGGTCGAGGGCATCGTCGGGCAGCTCGTCGGCGGCCTCGCCCGCTGGCTGCCGTTCAACGCGGGCCGGGCGCTCGGCGCCGGTGCCAAGGCGCTGGCGGCCGGCACCCAGCTGCTTCCGCGTTGGGGCGGCGGGGTGGTGCTCGCCGGGTACACGCTGTTGTTCGCGGCGGCAGCGATCGCCGTCTCCGTCCGGCGCGACGTCAGCTGA
- a CDS encoding response regulator transcription factor → MTIRVVIADDQPLVRTGFKALIQAAPDLEVVGEAGDGREAVRLARSARADLVLMDIRMPVLDGLAATRLITGDEDLAGVRVLILTTFEIDEYVFEALRAGASGFLGKTADAEELLAAVRTVSRGDALLSPVATRTLISRFLAAPEAPRPMDEAARRGLESLTEREREITALVATGLSNDEIATRLVLSPATVKTHANRAMLKVGAHDRAQLVVFAHRCGLSAFES, encoded by the coding sequence ATGACCATCCGCGTGGTGATCGCCGACGACCAGCCGCTGGTGCGCACCGGTTTCAAGGCCCTGATCCAGGCCGCGCCCGATCTGGAGGTGGTGGGCGAGGCCGGCGACGGGCGGGAGGCGGTCCGGCTGGCCAGGTCCGCGCGGGCCGACCTGGTGCTGATGGACATCCGGATGCCGGTCCTGGACGGGCTGGCCGCGACCCGCCTGATCACCGGGGACGAGGACCTGGCCGGGGTGCGGGTCCTCATCCTGACCACCTTCGAGATCGACGAGTACGTCTTCGAGGCGCTGCGGGCGGGGGCGAGCGGCTTCCTCGGGAAGACCGCCGACGCGGAGGAGCTGCTGGCCGCGGTCCGCACGGTCAGCCGGGGCGACGCGCTGCTCTCGCCGGTCGCCACCCGCACGCTGATCAGCCGCTTCCTGGCCGCGCCGGAGGCGCCGCGGCCGATGGACGAGGCGGCGCGGCGGGGCCTGGAGTCGCTCACCGAGCGGGAGCGGGAGATCACCGCACTGGTCGCGACCGGCTTGTCGAACGACGAGATCGCAACGCGGCTGGTGCTGAGCCCGGCGACGGTCAAGACGCATGCGAACCGGGCGATGCTGAAGGTCGGCGCGCACGACCGGGCGCAGCTGGTGGTCTTCGCCCACCGGTGCGGGCTCAGCGCGTTCGAAAGCTGA
- a CDS encoding ABC transporter ATP-binding protein yields MTATTASGGITVDGLTKRYGAVTAVDRLSFRAEPGLVTGFLGPNGAGKTTTLRMLLGLVRPTAGSALIGSRRYAELPESRREVGAVLEATGFHPGRRGRDHLRILARAGGVPPARVDEVLERVGLSDAGDRRVGGYSLGMRQRLGLASALLGDPAVLVLDEPANGLDPAGMAELRELLRGLAAEGRTVLMSSHVLSEVAQTVDRVVIVAGGTLRHQGPLAELTAGGGESLEAAFLRLTGGPGRAGDPADLADPADPAASARTPRPADSEDLLR; encoded by the coding sequence ATGACCGCCACGACCGCGAGCGGCGGCATCACCGTGGACGGACTCACCAAGCGCTACGGCGCGGTGACCGCCGTCGACCGGTTGTCCTTCCGGGCCGAGCCCGGACTGGTGACCGGATTCCTCGGCCCGAACGGGGCCGGCAAGACCACCACCCTGCGGATGCTCCTCGGCCTGGTCCGCCCGACCGCCGGCAGCGCCCTGATCGGCTCCCGCCGGTACGCCGAACTCCCGGAGTCCAGGCGGGAGGTGGGGGCGGTACTCGAGGCGACCGGCTTCCACCCGGGCCGCCGCGGCCGGGACCATCTGCGGATCCTGGCCCGGGCCGGGGGCGTCCCGCCGGCCCGGGTGGACGAGGTGCTGGAGCGGGTCGGCCTCTCGGACGCCGGCGACCGCCGGGTCGGCGGCTACTCGCTCGGCATGCGCCAGCGCCTCGGCCTGGCCTCGGCGCTGCTCGGCGACCCGGCGGTGCTGGTGCTGGACGAGCCGGCCAACGGGCTGGACCCGGCCGGCATGGCCGAGCTGCGCGAACTGCTGCGCGGGCTGGCGGCCGAGGGCCGCACGGTGCTGATGTCCAGCCATGTGCTCAGCGAGGTGGCGCAGACAGTGGACCGGGTGGTCATCGTCGCCGGCGGTACGCTGCGCCACCAGGGCCCGCTGGCCGAACTCACCGCGGGCGGGGGCGAGTCCCTGGAGGCCGCCTTCCTCCGCCTGACCGGTGGCCCCGGCCGGGCCGGCGACCCCGCCGACCTCGCCGACCCCGCGGACCCCGCCGCGAGCGCCCGTACCCCCCGACCCGCCGACTCCGAGGACCTGCTCCGATGA
- a CDS encoding GlsB/YeaQ/YmgE family stress response membrane protein, producing the protein MSSAPDPRPANAEEESQPQAPTPPAQEPPAATASPRRRDLRALLPDLRLAAAIVLGCALLGLALGAVWCAIAPRVALYADTSAVYLKFPEGEESAATDGWFAVLGAIAGLLTGALAYWLTRRRDGGAAVPVALVIGGLVGGIVAWRLGVALGPEQNIVAHAKSVPVGHVFDAPLALNAKAALLTWPFVACLAVLLATLAFTPREPDAAPQPDWTAAQQSQAQPRPQAPEQAEQAQQAQEPQQTQEPEQPRRPE; encoded by the coding sequence GTGAGCAGCGCACCGGACCCCCGCCCCGCGAACGCCGAAGAAGAGTCGCAGCCCCAGGCGCCCACGCCGCCCGCGCAGGAACCCCCCGCCGCGACCGCGAGCCCCCGCCGCCGCGACCTCCGGGCGCTCCTCCCGGACCTCCGCCTCGCCGCCGCGATCGTCCTCGGCTGCGCCCTGCTCGGCCTCGCCCTCGGCGCCGTCTGGTGCGCCATCGCCCCCCGGGTGGCCCTCTACGCCGACACCTCCGCCGTCTATCTGAAGTTCCCGGAGGGCGAGGAGTCGGCCGCCACCGACGGCTGGTTCGCCGTCCTCGGCGCCATCGCCGGCCTGCTGACCGGCGCCCTCGCCTACTGGCTGACCCGCCGGCGGGACGGCGGCGCCGCGGTGCCGGTGGCCCTGGTGATCGGCGGCCTGGTCGGCGGGATCGTGGCCTGGCGGCTCGGCGTGGCGCTCGGCCCCGAGCAGAACATCGTGGCGCACGCCAAGTCGGTCCCGGTCGGCCACGTCTTCGACGCGCCGCTCGCGCTCAACGCCAAGGCGGCGCTGCTCACCTGGCCCTTCGTGGCCTGCCTCGCGGTCCTGCTGGCGACCCTCGCCTTCACCCCGCGCGAGCCGGACGCCGCACCGCAGCCCGACTGGACGGCCGCGCAGCAGTCCCAGGCCCAGCCCCGGCCCCAGGCGCCCGAGCAGGCCGAGCAGGCCCAGCAGGCCCAGGAGCCCCAGCAGACCCAGGAGCCCGAGCAGCCCCGCCGACCCGAGTGA
- a CDS encoding sensor histidine kinase, with protein MNPIAHLRGAVRRHAHLADAAIAAAVLAATAITAFGGHGHTLPKAGGGSAAIAAALLGCGALAVRRRWPLPVLVASGAAAELFLAAVGGSRGVLVLLAPLIALYTVADQVERRRGLLVGGGAVLLLALAHAVHRPAMLGPENLAFIALGGLAIAAGDSSRNRRAYLAEVERRAERAESEREEDARRRVAEERLRIARDLHDCVGHQLALISVQANVAGQAVDSAGQAVEGAGRAVGAGHLAAAEEALAHVKSATRRAMGELRDTVGLLRQPGDPVAPTATPASGLDGLPDLLASLRASGLKVEQRVDGEPAALAPAADLTAYRVVQESLTNVRKHSRQRRARLSLGYAGQRLRITVEDLGDGVAGAVREGREEAGGGHGIVGMRERVLAIGGAFDAGPRPDGTFRVTADLPCQPLRLPLAPERLP; from the coding sequence ATGAACCCGATCGCCCACCTCCGCGGAGCCGTGCGCCGGCACGCGCATCTGGCGGACGCGGCGATCGCCGCCGCGGTCCTGGCCGCCACGGCGATCACCGCCTTCGGCGGGCACGGGCACACGCTGCCGAAGGCCGGCGGCGGCTCCGCGGCGATCGCCGCGGCGCTGCTCGGCTGCGGCGCACTGGCCGTACGGCGGCGGTGGCCGCTGCCGGTGCTGGTGGCCAGCGGGGCGGCCGCGGAGCTCTTCCTGGCCGCGGTCGGCGGCAGTCGCGGGGTGCTGGTCCTGCTGGCCCCGCTGATCGCCCTCTACACCGTCGCCGACCAGGTCGAGCGGCGGCGCGGGCTGCTGGTGGGCGGGGGCGCGGTGCTGCTGCTCGCGCTGGCGCACGCGGTCCACCGCCCGGCCATGCTCGGGCCGGAGAACCTGGCGTTCATCGCACTCGGCGGGCTGGCGATCGCCGCCGGCGACTCCTCCCGCAACCGCCGCGCCTACCTCGCCGAGGTCGAGCGGCGGGCCGAGCGGGCCGAGTCGGAGCGCGAGGAGGACGCCCGGCGCCGGGTGGCCGAGGAGCGCCTGCGGATCGCCCGCGACCTCCACGACTGCGTGGGCCACCAGCTGGCCCTGATCAGCGTGCAGGCAAACGTCGCCGGACAGGCGGTGGACAGTGCCGGACAGGCGGTGGAAGGTGCCGGACGGGCGGTGGGTGCCGGCCACCTGGCGGCGGCCGAGGAGGCGCTGGCCCACGTCAAGTCCGCCACCCGCAGGGCGATGGGCGAACTCCGGGACACCGTCGGGCTGCTGAGGCAGCCGGGCGACCCGGTCGCGCCGACCGCGACCCCGGCCTCCGGCCTGGACGGCCTGCCGGACCTGCTGGCCTCGCTGCGCGCGTCCGGCCTCAAGGTGGAGCAGCGGGTGGACGGGGAGCCGGCGGCGCTGGCGCCGGCCGCCGACCTCACGGCGTACCGGGTGGTCCAGGAGTCGCTGACCAACGTCCGCAAGCACTCCCGGCAGCGGCGGGCCCGGCTCTCCCTCGGGTATGCGGGGCAGCGGCTGCGGATCACCGTCGAGGACCTCGGGGACGGCGTGGCGGGTGCCGTCCGGGAGGGCCGCGAGGAGGCCGGCGGGGGGCACGGGATCGTGGGGATGCGGGAGCGGGTCCTCGCCATCGGCGGCGCCTTCGACGCCGGCCCCCGCCCCGACGGCACCTTCCGGGTCACCGCCGACCTGCCCTGCCAGCCCCTTCGTCTCCCCCTCGCCCCGGAGCGCCTGCCATGA